The following proteins come from a genomic window of Hoplias malabaricus isolate fHopMal1 chromosome 15, fHopMal1.hap1, whole genome shotgun sequence:
- the fpgs gene encoding folylpolyglutamate synthase, mitochondrial isoform X1, with translation MLLVPVMRACRRVPALSSTRRWCAITEQRLSSTKAAPWVRGMEYQDAVCTLNTLQTNASALDQVRRERGHPEVQLQAMRVFLQRAGLKVEELDHLNIIHITGTKGKGSTCAFTEQILRNYGFRTGFYSSPHLVQVRERIRINGRPIGKDLFTKYFWQVYSRLDETKDTHGDSMPAYFRFLTILAFHVFLQEKVDVAVIEVGIGGAYDCTNIIRRPWVCGISSLGIDHTSILGDTIEKIAWQKGGIFKPGVPAFTVKQLEGPMTVLQQRAEEIGCPLSVCPDLDQYQSSGVEPLRLGLAGLHQRSNASLALQLTHCWIQRRCSTAEPDVESAAGFGGVCLAPAFEPSTRMLKGLAETEWLGRNQTLNHGTITYFLDGAHTTRSMQACVSWFSEAARQRESKTTGSVVRVLLFNATGERDCAAMLKLLVPYHFDFAVFCPNITEAIATCNADQQNFNVSVENMLTRCLDNQQSWRVLNGREEKPGSEFLINGDVPLVAEQRSSTLVFPCILSALRWITQGRDAILCDPSKLLIPVKDSVNAKAVPLRDADNIHVLITGSLHLVGGALKHLEPALAS, from the exons ATGCTGCTCGTGCCCGTGATGCGCGCGTGTAGGCGCGTTCCCGCGCTCTCAAGCACACGGCGGTGGTGCGCCATCACGGAGCAGAGACTCTCGAGCACTAAAGCAGCGCCGTGGGTCCGCGGAATGGAGTACCAG GATGCGGTATGCACTCTCAACACCCTACAGACGAACGCCAGCGCTCTGGATCAGGTTCGTCGAGAGAGGGGACACCCAGAGGTCCAGCTCCAGGCCATGAGGGTGTTCCTCCAAAGAGCAGGACTCAAG GTGGAAGAGCTTGATCATCTCAATATCATACAcatcactggaactaagggaaAG GGCTCAACATGTGCCTTTACGGAGCAGATTCTGAGGAACTACGGCTTTCGCACAGGATTTTACAG CTCTCCTCATCTGGTCCAGGTGAGAGAGAGGATCCGGATAAACGGCCGCCCCATCGGGAAAGACCTCTTCACAAAGTACTTCTGGCAGGTTTACAGCCGGCTGGACGAGACTAAG GACACTCATGGTGACAGCATGCCTGCATATTTCCGCTTCCTGACCATCCTAGCCTTCCACGTCTTCCTGCAGGAGAAG gtggatgtaGCTGTGATTGAAGTAGGAATAGGTGGAGCCTATGACTGCACAAATATAATCAG AAGGCCGTGGGTGTGTGGTATTTCTTCGTTAGGGATCGATCACACCAGCATTCTGGGAGACACGATAGAGAAGATCGCCTGGCAGAAAGGAGGGATATTTAAG CCTGGTGTCCCAGCGTTCACGGTGAAGCAGCTGGAAGGACCCATGACCGTTCTGCAGCAGAGAGCTGAGGAAATTGGG TGTCCCTTGTCAGTGTGTCCTGATTTGGATCAGTATCAGAGTTCTGGGGTTGAGCCTCTGAGGTTGGGACTGGCCGGACTCCACCAGCGATCAAATGCATCCCTCGCACTTCAGCTCACACACTGCTGGATCCAGAGACGCTGcagcacag CAGAGCCGGATGTGGAGTCTGCCGCGGGATTTGGAGGCGTGTGCCTGGCTCCGGCATTTGAGCCCAGCACTCGCATGCTGAAAG gtTTGGCAGAGACAGAATGGCTGGGACGGAATCAGACGCTGAATCATGGAACTATCACGTATTTTCTGGACGGGGCTCACACCACACGCAGCATGCAGGCCTGCGTGAGCTGGTTCAGTGAGGCGGCCAGGCAGAGAGAGTCGAAAACCAC GGGTTCAGTGGTGCGAGTGCTGCTTTTCAATGCtacaggagagagagactgtgctGCGATGCTGAAGCTGCTTGTG CCGTACCATTTTGATTTTGCCGTGTTCTGTCCCAACATCACAGAGGCAATCGCTACATGTAACGCAG ATCAGCAAAACTTCAACGTGTCCGTGGAGAACATGCTGACCCGCTGCCTGGACAATCAGCAGAGCTGGCGAGTGCTGAACGGTCGGGAGGAGAAGCCAGGGTCCGAGTTCCTGATCAATGGTGATGTCCCCCTGGTGGCGGAACAGCGGAGCAGCACTCTAGTGTTCCCATGCATCCTGAGTGCCCTCCGCTGGATAACGCAGGGAAGAGATGCCATTCTGTGCGACCCCAGCAAGCTCCTCATTCCTGTGAAAGACAGCGTCAACGCCAAAGCCGTGCCGCTGCGGGACGCCGATAACATTCACGTCCTGATCACGGGGAGCTTACACCTGGTGGGAGGGGCTCTGAAACATCTGGAACCTGCTCTAGCATCCTAG
- the fpgs gene encoding folylpolyglutamate synthase, mitochondrial isoform X2, translating into MLLVPVMRACRRVPALSSTRRWCAITEQRLSSTKAAPWVRGMEYQDAVCTLNTLQTNASALDQVRRERGHPEVQLQAMRVFLQRAGLKVEELDHLNIIHITGTKGKGSTCAFTEQILRNYGFRTGFYSSPHLVQVRERIRINGRPIGKDLFTKYFWQVYSRLDETKDTHGDSMPAYFRFLTILAFHVFLQEKVDVAVIEVGIGGAYDCTNIIRRPWVCGISSLGIDHTSILGDTIEKIAWQKGGIFKPGVPAFTVKQLEGPMTVLQQRAEEIGCPLSVCPDLDQYQSSGVEPLRLGLAGLHQRSNASLALQLTHCWIQRRCSTEPDVESAAGFGGVCLAPAFEPSTRMLKGLAETEWLGRNQTLNHGTITYFLDGAHTTRSMQACVSWFSEAARQRESKTTGSVVRVLLFNATGERDCAAMLKLLVPYHFDFAVFCPNITEAIATCNADQQNFNVSVENMLTRCLDNQQSWRVLNGREEKPGSEFLINGDVPLVAEQRSSTLVFPCILSALRWITQGRDAILCDPSKLLIPVKDSVNAKAVPLRDADNIHVLITGSLHLVGGALKHLEPALAS; encoded by the exons ATGCTGCTCGTGCCCGTGATGCGCGCGTGTAGGCGCGTTCCCGCGCTCTCAAGCACACGGCGGTGGTGCGCCATCACGGAGCAGAGACTCTCGAGCACTAAAGCAGCGCCGTGGGTCCGCGGAATGGAGTACCAG GATGCGGTATGCACTCTCAACACCCTACAGACGAACGCCAGCGCTCTGGATCAGGTTCGTCGAGAGAGGGGACACCCAGAGGTCCAGCTCCAGGCCATGAGGGTGTTCCTCCAAAGAGCAGGACTCAAG GTGGAAGAGCTTGATCATCTCAATATCATACAcatcactggaactaagggaaAG GGCTCAACATGTGCCTTTACGGAGCAGATTCTGAGGAACTACGGCTTTCGCACAGGATTTTACAG CTCTCCTCATCTGGTCCAGGTGAGAGAGAGGATCCGGATAAACGGCCGCCCCATCGGGAAAGACCTCTTCACAAAGTACTTCTGGCAGGTTTACAGCCGGCTGGACGAGACTAAG GACACTCATGGTGACAGCATGCCTGCATATTTCCGCTTCCTGACCATCCTAGCCTTCCACGTCTTCCTGCAGGAGAAG gtggatgtaGCTGTGATTGAAGTAGGAATAGGTGGAGCCTATGACTGCACAAATATAATCAG AAGGCCGTGGGTGTGTGGTATTTCTTCGTTAGGGATCGATCACACCAGCATTCTGGGAGACACGATAGAGAAGATCGCCTGGCAGAAAGGAGGGATATTTAAG CCTGGTGTCCCAGCGTTCACGGTGAAGCAGCTGGAAGGACCCATGACCGTTCTGCAGCAGAGAGCTGAGGAAATTGGG TGTCCCTTGTCAGTGTGTCCTGATTTGGATCAGTATCAGAGTTCTGGGGTTGAGCCTCTGAGGTTGGGACTGGCCGGACTCCACCAGCGATCAAATGCATCCCTCGCACTTCAGCTCACACACTGCTGGATCCAGAGACGCTGcagcacag AGCCGGATGTGGAGTCTGCCGCGGGATTTGGAGGCGTGTGCCTGGCTCCGGCATTTGAGCCCAGCACTCGCATGCTGAAAG gtTTGGCAGAGACAGAATGGCTGGGACGGAATCAGACGCTGAATCATGGAACTATCACGTATTTTCTGGACGGGGCTCACACCACACGCAGCATGCAGGCCTGCGTGAGCTGGTTCAGTGAGGCGGCCAGGCAGAGAGAGTCGAAAACCAC GGGTTCAGTGGTGCGAGTGCTGCTTTTCAATGCtacaggagagagagactgtgctGCGATGCTGAAGCTGCTTGTG CCGTACCATTTTGATTTTGCCGTGTTCTGTCCCAACATCACAGAGGCAATCGCTACATGTAACGCAG ATCAGCAAAACTTCAACGTGTCCGTGGAGAACATGCTGACCCGCTGCCTGGACAATCAGCAGAGCTGGCGAGTGCTGAACGGTCGGGAGGAGAAGCCAGGGTCCGAGTTCCTGATCAATGGTGATGTCCCCCTGGTGGCGGAACAGCGGAGCAGCACTCTAGTGTTCCCATGCATCCTGAGTGCCCTCCGCTGGATAACGCAGGGAAGAGATGCCATTCTGTGCGACCCCAGCAAGCTCCTCATTCCTGTGAAAGACAGCGTCAACGCCAAAGCCGTGCCGCTGCGGGACGCCGATAACATTCACGTCCTGATCACGGGGAGCTTACACCTGGTGGGAGGGGCTCTGAAACATCTGGAACCTGCTCTAGCATCCTAG
- the cdk9 gene encoding cyclin-dependent kinase 9 codes for MQRDKSGVSGTGEKPDRETAIMSKYYDGVEFPFCDEFSKYEKLAKIGQGTFGEVFKAKHRQTGKKVALKKVLMENEKEGFPITALREIKILQLLKHENVVNLIEICRTKATQFNRYKGSIYLVFDFCEHDLAGLLSNANVKFTLAEIKKVMQMLLNGLYYIHRNKILHRDMKAANVLITRDGILKLADFGLARAFSLAKNSQGNRYTNRVVTLWYRPPELLLGERDYGPPIDLWGAGCIMAEMWTRSPIMQGNTEQHQLTLISQLCGSITAEVWPSVDKKYELYQKMELPKGQKRKVKDRLKAYVKDPYALDLIDRLLVLDPAQRIDSDDALNHDFFWSDPMPSDLKNMLSTHNTSMFEYLAPPRRRGHMPPQPANQNRNPATTSQSEFDRVF; via the exons ATGCAGCGAGACAAAAGCGGAGTCTCCGGCACCGGGGAGAA gcCCGACCGGGAGACCGCCATCATGTCCAAGTACTACGACGGAGTGGAGTTTCCATTCTGCGACGAGTTTTCCAAATATGAGAAACTCGCCAAGATCGGACAGGGCACCTTTGG CGAGGTTTTCAAagccaaacacagacagacggGAAAGAAGGTGGCTCTGAAGAAGGTGCTGATGGAAAATGAGAAAGAAGGG TTTCCCatcacagctctgagggagatcaAGATTCTGCAGCTGCTGAAGCACGAGAACGTCGTGAACTTGATTGAGATCTGCCGAACCAAAG CCACACAGTTTAATCGCTACAAGGGCAGCATCTACCTTGTGTTTGATTTCTGCGAGCATGATCTAGCCGGCTTGCTGAGTAACGCCAACGTTAAGTTCACGCTGGCGGAGATCAAGAAAGTCATGCAGATGCTCCTGAATGGTCTCTACTACATCCACAGAAACAAG ATTTTGCACAGAGACATGAAGGCGGCGAATGTTCTGATCACGAGGGATGGGATCCTGAAGCTGGCTGATTTTGGGCTGGCGCGAGCCTTCAGTTTGGCTAAGAACAGCCAGGGGAACCGCTACACCAACCGAGTGGTCACACTGTGGTACCGACCCCCGGAGCTGCTGCTGG GAGAGCGTGATTATGGTCCTCCTATTGACCTGTGGGGGGCCGGCTGTATCATGGCGGAGATGTGGACCAGGAGCCCGATCATGCAGGGAAACACAGAACAGCATCAGCTAACCCTGATCAGCCAGCTGTGTGGATCCATCACTGCAGAG GTGTGGCCAAGCGTGGACAAGAAATACGAGCTGTATCAGAAGATGGAGCTGCCGAAAGGTCAGAAGCGAAAGGTGAAGGACCGGCTCAAAGCCTACGTTAAAGACCCATACGCTCTGGACCTAATCGACAGACTTTTGGTTCTGGACCCGGCGCAGAGGATCGACAGCGACGACGCCCTCAATCACGACTTCTTTTGGTCCGACCCCATGCCCTCAGACCTCAAAAACATGCTCTccacccacaacacctccaTGTTCGAATACCTGGCCCCGCCCAGGCGGCGAGGACACATGCCCCCACAaccggccaatcagaacagaaacCCCGCCAccaccagccaatcagagttcGACCGGGTCTTCTGA